The Eleginops maclovinus isolate JMC-PN-2008 ecotype Puerto Natales chromosome 6, JC_Emac_rtc_rv5, whole genome shotgun sequence DNA segment CAGAGAGGATTCACAACATAATGGGGATGAAAATGCATTCCTTGATGAGCAGAATTATATACAAGCTCTAGGAGCAGAAAATGCAGAAGGTACTGTGTAATTATTGAATACATATCAGGGGAAGTAAACTTTGCTATTAGTCTCCCTATGAGGTTTTTCCCCcagctctctctgtgtttgataTGTATTTCTATACAACTTGctgttaaataattcaaatcaatACCCATCTAACACTTAGTATACAATTagatcaataaatacaaacaattaatATACCCTTCATAAAAATAGGATGATTAAATAAAGAGCTGCAACTTATTGTGAGTTGATAATTCtagtatttttaatttattttaataaatgctcCACCATTATAGCAAGCAAGACAGTTAATTTAAGTCAGTCAATGTAAGAATAATCACGATTATCGTGCTAATGGAAATTTGCTGTGATCAACCTATTATGAGCGTGTTTTATTGCCATCCAAGATAATATTCTATAAAGTCCGATCACTTTTCACAACTGACTAATGCTGGAATTGACACACCAGCACCAGTTCTGAGTTGCATCGCTTTCCTTGCTTTTCACAGAAGATGATGAGGGAATGCACAGAGTGGCTGGATCGTCCATTTTCACCTTTCAGAAATCCAAACGTGGACATAGTATGGCCCTGACTGGTAAGAGCCTCCATCTTCTTCTGTCATAACACACAAACTCCCTTTAATTGCATTACATCAGCCGCCTGCATCACATGATTATTCCTTTAGATTCCAGGATTTAAcagactttgtgtttttgtaaatagcAAGTTCGTTGGCTCGGACTCCCGGGAAAAGCGTGACTTTCGACTCCGCACCCAAAATTGAACCATCGACTCCTACCAGGAGAGGCCGCAGTGAGTTCAGCACACTTTACTATTTTAACGTGTCTGTTCTTAGCTCTGACTATTTATATTCAGCTAAGTccactttttcctctcttcaaCTAGACAACAAAGGGGAAAGCAGGACGCCACAGAAGGTGAGATGAAGGGATTTTATGCTTAAAGATTACCtttggtattttttaaatgtggtccCGTATTAAGCCAGAAGCCTCAGTGTTATCTCTGAGGGTAATCACGCAGCACCAATGGATGTCCACTTATaccctttcccaccaaacccGTTCCTGTATAAGAACCGTTCTTGTGCTTTTCTAGTTCTGGACCGGTTCTTCTTTCCCTATTGTTGTTGAACAGATGCTCCAAACTGGCCCTGATGAAGCTCATGTTgtgtatgaaaacatttttggaagGAACCCTAAGAGagatcaaatgtttatttttctatttcccTCGATCAGGTCTGTTTGATATTGTGTCAAAACCAAGTCTCACCCTGAGAAGCCTGTCGTTATTGGCTAAATATTCAGcaaggactttaaaaaaaaaaaggccttatAGATAACACTAAGCTATGCTTTCTGTACTCCATAACAACAAACTCTGAAACAACGGCACTCCTCTGTCCACTGACGTTTCCAATGTTGTTTTCTGCACAtgacacaataacaaacagTTGGGATCACGCAAAGTAAACAATGTTTTCAGACAATTATTATAACAATTTTAACCTTTTAGtggcaaaaacaacacattttagtgGACGTGGATTGTTTGCCTAAGTAATGAcattgcaaatataaaatacgGGTTGAATAATATCAAAGTTACCTGTCATCTTATTATACACACATCACATCCATCAGCATTTCTTTCATGAGCAGCTGTGTTTAGGTAGATTGCTGCAGTGTCAGATGTGGTTTGCTCAGTGTTTCCTCTGTTGTTTCTATCACAGGGCAAGAAGGTTCAGTTTGTGTCCACAACCCCCCACAGGCTCAGGAAGAGAATCACCAGTGAGTGTAACTTTTATAATTTCTCTTTCTAATCGGATATTTAAAGCTTGAGTATAGTTTAGCGCTTTGATGCTTTCAGCTCCAAGCATGCAGTCGGACAGCGATAGCGAGCTGTCGGCATCTGACTctggggaggaagaggatgaagatggGCCTGAGGAAGATAAAAAAGTGAAGAAACAAGACAAGGAGAACTTGAAGACTCCGAAAAAAGGATCATCTGCAGCTCTCTACAAGACTCCCGCCAAGAAGAGCAAGTCCGAAGCCCCCACCCAGCCCAGTATGGTGGAGGAGTATTTTGAAGCCCATGGCAGCTCTAAGGTGTTGACATCAGATCGGACCCTGGAGCGTCTACACACCCCAAAACTCGACAGGGTCAGCAGCAAACAGCCTGTGCTCCTCATATATTCAACCAGCTGCTGTGTTCTCTTGCTTTAAAGCTGCATCCTCTTGTTTTTGTCTACAGGAGACGTTGGGGCAGCTTTTAGGAGGGAAGCCGTCCTGCTGCGGCAAAGAGATCCAGCAGCTCTACAGCAAGCACAGAAAGCACTTTAGCAAATGGATGTTACAGTTACAGTTGAGTGTGGTTTCCTTATTCTATGttggtttttttatatttgaaattcgttacaagtgtgttttgtttgtttaggttGGGATTCAGTGTGCTGGTCTACGGTCTGGGCAGCAAGAAGTCTCTGCTGGAGGACTTCCGTGTGTCTCATTTGGCTCAGGAAATCCACCTGGTGGTCAACGGATTCTTCCCCTCCATTACTCTTAAATCGGTCAGTAAGCACAGGAAAATGCTTTTGTTACAGTGTATATCAAAGATTAAACTGCGAAGGAATGAGCATGGACCGAGGATAAGCACTGTGTAGTTTTCTTATTTCCTATAAAGACCAGAGCCAGCAATATCTATTTATAGAAACGTTTTATTTGCATAGCACTTTTTAAAGGGCGTGTTTACAAACTGCTTTacaataaaaccataaaacCCAAAAGTAGCAACGTAAAAAGTGTAATGCAGTAGGAAAACAGATACGACTAAACACAACAAGAAACATGACGACACGAAACCAGAGCAAGACTTTAAAGAACTACAGATGCATAGGGATTgattcacatttaatttatcttcatattattattactgtatCCAAGGACATGTATTTTCTTCAATGTGCAATAAAAGCCATAATAAACATTCTCAGTAACACGTGTTGGTTTTGGTACAGTGTTTTGTCGCCAGCATGGTGGTTAAAAAGAgctttatgaatatttataaagTAGATTTTCTtggcttttttttcccttcaatACTCAACGTAATATGCTTACATTGCAGATCCTGAATGCTCTGACATGTGAGGCTCTAGAGCACGAGGGAAGTTTCCGGACCCCCTCAGACCAGATCCAGTTCATCGCTCAGACCCTTAAAGACAGTAAGTGCGTCTGTCATTTGTTTCCAGTTGTAAAGCTCATGTTTGAATGATGTGTTTTACAATAGTAGCATCTACTTGCAGGCCCAGACCTCCATGTGTACCTGATAATCCATAATATCGATGGACCAATGCTACGAGGAGAGAAGACCCAGAGTGCACTGGGGCAGCTGGCATCCCTGCCCAACCTGCACTTGGTGGCTTCCTTGGACCACATTAACGCTCCATTAGGTgggtgtttaagtgtgtgtgtttattctactGAAATATATTGTTGTTGCTGAATTACTCTCCTGTTTCCAGTGTGGGACCAGTTTAAGCAGAGCCAGTTTAACTGGCTGTGGTGGGAGTGTGTGACCTTCCAGCACTACACAGAGGAAACGTCTTACGAAAACTCGCTCCTGGTGCAACAGACCGGCACTCTCGCTCTATCCTCGCTCACACACGTGCTGCGCAGCTTGACACCCAATGCAAGGTACCaggattgttattttttatattaaacgtTTGGTCTATGAAGCGATACAtctatgaaatgtcagaaagtTGAGAAAAATGTCCATAGTTTTTTTAAGTGGCTTTAAATGTCTTGCTCTGTCATTCAAAACCAGAAAGGATTCACTTTTAAGCAGTCCTATTATGCAGTGCTTTGGTTTAACCattgtgtgttgtataggtttgtgtgcatgtaaatggtgtgcaaatgctaaaatccctaAGTTtccaccagagggagtttctcagTTTTTACAATTCTATGCGATTTGAACTTTGATGCAATTTACTTTAAGTTTGTTATGGCTTTGTCTTCTTTATTGTCACAGAGGAATTTTCAAGCTGTTGGTGAAATTCCagctggaaaacaaagacaacccTTCATACACAGGTGCACACGCAAAACTTCAACATGATGTCACAATGTCTACTTAGAATGATTGTGTGTAGATTTACGACTAACGCATTTGTATCCGTGTTCAGGATTGTCATTCCAAGATTTTTACCAGCGTTGTCGAGAGTCTTTCTTGGTGAACTCCGATCTCACGCTGAGGACTCAGCTGACCGAGTTCAGAGACCACAAACTCATCCGCACACGCAAGGTAGAGCCCTGTTTCacttaaaaatgttcaaactttATTCACTGCCATTACTCTCGGCAGACTTCAGTTTTTCTGACTTACAATTTTTCCCATGTTTCACCAGGGTGCGGATGGAGTGGAGTACTTGATCGTCGCTGTGGATCCGAGCACGTTGATGGATTTCCTGGAGAACGAAGAGGGTGACTGAAAAAAGAGGACTTGTGTAAATTCCGCCACTGATATAAATGCCCACTTAAATAAATCTTGTATTTGATGTAAAGTTTCACTTGTCAAAAATGCACCGATTGTAGCACTGTGACATTTACACCTTGTGCTTTAATGTATGCATGTTTTCAGACAGCAGCTGTGTAATTAAAACACGTTGTGAGTTATTAAATTTCATCtctttaattatataaataGATTTACATTTCGCAAAACGTACATTCTTTAGTTTGTTCAAGGCAGGTAGGCATGCTGggtgcaaaaacaaaaggaagtaATTAAAGTGGACCTattattatgctcattttcaggttcatattttgtgcctctcctgtgacatttttacatgctttaatgttccccctctgtctgaaaccagagccaagtctgctctgattggtagctggctggctctgttgtgattggtcattcccttagagatgtccccgCCCCTGAGCATATCAAAGTGTTGGATCGCAAGCAAATAGAAGAGCAAGTGTTACGTAGGGATGTCACAAccttacagaagtaaacaaaggagtccaatgtaggtgtttcaggcaaggggggtgggagagaaactcccagCATAGGGAAGTTTAGGATTTTAGTGTTcaaagaccatttaaaaaaaaaaaaaaaagcataataataGGGCGCCTTTTAAGTACTATTCCTCGTGTGTAAACGGTAACAAAAAGGAAAGCGGCCAGAAAAACATTCCATGCATTGCAATCGTAAggtaaaattgaaaaaatgagGAGGGGGATTCTTGTCAATGAGGTTTGGGTTGAATAAAGAAGGCAAGAGTCTTGCAAATGATTGCATGCTATGAAATGTTTCAGAGTTGGATCTCCGCACTTTTCTGTGTCTGCCGTGAATCTGTCAGTGTTTCTGAATCCAACATGTAAGTCTGCAGTCTGTTTTCTGTAGCTGTCTGCACAATGCGAAGTTCCTCTTCATCCAAATCCTGCATCAGCAGCAGAACTGCAtcaagagtgtgtgtctgaaaaaTAGAATTAAAAGTTGAAATACTTCATTGATTTTATATTCTAGAAAACGCATTATTCAGGTGAGAAATGTACCCTTTTTAATGTTAGTTTGTTTCCTCGGGTGGATGGAGAAGACAGGGAGGGGAACTTGTCTCTGGAGAGGAGTTTCATGCCCAGCTCTTCTCTGATTTTGCTAAAAAattaaggaaatgttttttttctcaatatgTCGACACCATTTTGACAGAATTTTTCTCCTACTTCTTTGTGGTATCAGTCCAAAAGGCTTACTTGGTTTCCTCCATGTTATAGTTGAGTGGGTCgatctctgtctctgcctctggATGTCCATTGGTTGAAAGCTGGTTTTGGAGACTTCCCGGAGGGGTGGTGACTTCTTCACCCTCCACGAGTGCGAGCGCAATCTCATCCTCTGCcaccactgcaaacacacacacgtatgatTCATTCAACGCTCACCTTGTCCTCTAAAGTCAAACCTTACCATTGCAGATTTTGCTCCGGTCAATAGCactaaaggttttttttctaaatgttggtGCAAACAATTCTAACAGAGGTCCACACACACCTTGGTTGTCGAGCTTCTGGAGGCGAGGCAGGCAGCGCAGCACCGTGAGGCGGTACTGGTTGGAATCAGCTCCACAACAGGGGTTTTCAGCCAACCATAGCACCCTGAGGCGGGTCAGTGGGCGCAAATGGGAGAGCTCAGAAAGTGAGGGGATGTTGTTCCTCCTCAAATAGAGCTCACACAGAGACAGGCAGCCGgccagaggagagagggacgAGATGCTGTTGACACTACAGAGAGGgagatgaaaggaaaacatcACAGACAGGATTCATCTCATAAAACTGTGCAGATGTAACAATATTGTGTCAGTGACTTGTGTGAATGTTTCAGAAAGAGTAACAGCAAAGACTAAAAAGACCAACCTAAGTGTCAGGACCTCAATGTTTGCTATTTGGGAGAAGATGGAAATCTGGGAAGATAGAGCATAAGGGAACACCATTATTGAATACATACGTGCATATAACTGTAACTTAACGATTTACTACATATAATGAGCAAAGTCATTTGAGCATTAACAGTCAATACAATACCAAAACACAATAGCATATCAATACTCACATCAGTCAGGTTGCATCccctgcaaaaataaaatgtggcgTTATTACAAATGCGACCTTTACAAAGGAAGCTAGTGTTGTTGACGTTGAACATAAGCATGTAACGTTGatcaaaaaccaacaaaaacgACGAACGTTAAAACTATTTTCAAATGGCGACACTTACCAGCAGTTTAGTTTCTTCACGCTCTCCAAGTCAGAGGCCTTAGCCTTCGCGAGGACCTGTTTCCGTGTTAGCTTCATAGCACATCAACTGtgtttgccttttaaaaaaaatactgtaaatgcacTAAATGTCCACAAACAACAAATGCTGCATTATGACGGGATAAATCGACAAACATTTCAACTCAGTAGCAGAGGAGCAGGGATGTCGCGTTCACCCTATGAGTGCGCGTGCGCGTATCCACCGAGGCGTCCTTAGTTACAGTCATTTCCGTCATTAtattactattatattataGGCGTTGGTGAATTAATTATTAGTATTTGTTGTTATAAGTATGCAATAACAACACTACTTATTTGAAAACAGTATCAGCGTATTTTATACGATTCATAAAAGtagctttattttcatttcgTAGCAGCTGCAGCTGAATCCTTTGGAAACTCAAAGTCCCACAATGCAACGTAAACGAGTGTGTAAATCGCGCCTGCGCGGTGAGCAATCCCTCTTTGGACCTACGTCTCCACTGAAACGATGGTGAGCCGAAAATGTCCCCATGCTAATCCGTGCCAATCTACCAATTCCTGAGCTAAAAAACGATATAATCACATATTTGGAGGCTTCACAATGTTCTTGTTAGTTATACCTGCCCGTTATTTGTGTCgattttttgattattttaccaGCAAATACGATGTTATCATGTTCTAGTGAGACAGAAATGGCTGCCACCATTGCTACTCACTGAGACCAAGTACCGGGCGGGCCAGGCACATAAGCAAGAATACTATATTCCGTGCTTACTTGGAGGTGCCTCAGGATTAACAGTAACGCAAACGTAATTGCTTTTTTCTAGAGTGTTAGAGTGGTCAAATCTTGTACACTGTTGTTGAATTGGTGTACGTGAGCTCGTTGGATAGCTTGGTTAACGGAAGCTAGGCTAGGCTAGCTCTAACACAGCAGCTTGGTTCTATGAGCTTCCCAATGTAATggtgttaaaacattttttaaagttctgtttGTCGGCTGCACACTCGGCTGTAAGAAAATGTTATCATTAGAACCAGAGTGACTTTGTGTATGAGCTTAACTAAAATACTGTGCTAAACCATTCCCCTGTGGTAACAGTTGCTGTTGAGTTTAGTGGCAGGGTTGGCAGTATCGGCTAAATATATCAGAAGTGGTTCTGCTTCTACACTCACATTAATGCTGCATATTCTGACCATGTTATGTGTTAATGTTGTTTACAGGCCAAGCGTACCAAGAAGGTGGGGATCGTTGGTAAATATGGCACGCGTTATGGCGCGTCGCTGAGGAAGATGGTAAAGAAAATTGAAATCTCCCAGCACGCAAAATACACCTGCTCTTTCTGTGGCAAGGTAAGAACAACTATAAAATTCCGCTTTATTCTTATGTTATTGTGGTTCATGTATAGTGTGTATATATTAATGTGGAGAAATACTGTTAAAGCCTGCAGCAAATGCCAAACGTTTTTATATTTGgagtaaatatatttgttgacAGGATATCAATAACGtgctaaatgtattttgacagaccaagatgaagaggagggccGTTGGCATCTGGCATTGTGGGTCCTGCAGGAAAACCGTGGCCGGAGGCGCCTGGACTTATAAGTAAGTTTCTTTTTTGcagtgtatttgtattatttcataTCCAGAATAAGTTTTACGGTTGCATCTCCTGTTGTTGCAATGCCTAATTCCTCTTCTAACAATTATATTTTAACCACCGGCATGATATAGTTCTACTTGCTGCCAACATTTAATAGTAAATGGGTTAAACATAGGAAGAAGTCAGAATCAGAAGTGTATATAAATAGAAAGCAGCCATTCAGTTTTCACTTAAAGCAGGATATCACATAATGTTTGAATATTGTGCAATGCTCCATTTGTATCTTTACTATCCAAATATAATGGATATCTGGGATTAGCCTTTTgagaaatgcaaaatgtaatgcaatttaAAATAGGCTGTTAGATCAAGATTGTCAAAGTTAGAGCTTTAACATGCTTTGGAAATGGATCACTAAGGGATTGAGTCAGCCTTTTCAGACTGAACATTTGCAAAACAGAAAGTTTTGTATGATTCCTTTAGCTTTGTTACATTTTCCCTCTTGTTTTGtaagaaacatattttgtaaGATATTTCAGGGACGTTTTACTTTTGAAAGGAAAGCTGACACTGTTCAAATTTAAAATTGGCAGGAACAACCCATTTCAGACGTTTAGAGATGTGTCAAGGATGCCAATTGTCCTTATTTAATATGGCAGCAGCTTTTTCTAGACCACAATAGGAAAGATTAATGGCTTGCTTTGCCAATTTAACACAAGCCTCAAATCAACATTGTTGTCAAACCACAGAGCAACTTTCTTTCTGATGAAGTATTGTTTAAGTGTGAGGGGTTATCAATAATGATTCTCcaaaatactgtaaatgaaGTTGTCTTACAGACCCTCCATAAGGCTAAGAGTTGGTCATAAGAAGAACAAATGGGTTGCATACTTTATATTACcaaagtgttttaaattgaaaaactaATGTCACAAAACTCTCacttgatttaatttgaatgcacatgttcttttcttttaaatgaccTTCATGAATAGTTACTGTACATGAAAGGTGCAACAAGTTCTTTCTTGACTGTTTTAGTTAGCCTAATGTAAAGAAGCAAGCTCCTGTTGTCCTCCCAGACAAG contains these protein-coding regions:
- the orc2 gene encoding origin recognition complex subunit 2 → MSVLEVKFIGDGDALEHIVDKQEGVQSSSGAVQKMVTLKGPAGRRPREDSQHNGDENAFLDEQNYIQALGAENAEEDDEGMHRVAGSSIFTFQKSKRGHSMALTASSLARTPGKSVTFDSAPKIEPSTPTRRGRNNKGESRTPQKGKKVQFVSTTPHRLRKRITTPSMQSDSDSELSASDSGEEEDEDGPEEDKKVKKQDKENLKTPKKGSSAALYKTPAKKSKSEAPTQPSMVEEYFEAHGSSKVLTSDRTLERLHTPKLDRETLGQLLGGKPSCCGKEIQQLYSKHRKHFSKWMLQLQLGFSVLVYGLGSKKSLLEDFRVSHLAQEIHLVVNGFFPSITLKSILNALTCEALEHEGSFRTPSDQIQFIAQTLKDSPDLHVYLIIHNIDGPMLRGEKTQSALGQLASLPNLHLVASLDHINAPLVWDQFKQSQFNWLWWECVTFQHYTEETSYENSLLVQQTGTLALSSLTHVLRSLTPNARGIFKLLVKFQLENKDNPSYTGLSFQDFYQRCRESFLVNSDLTLRTQLTEFRDHKLIRTRKGADGVEYLIVAVDPSTLMDFLENEEGD
- the cfap410 gene encoding cilia and flagella associated protein 410: MKLTRKQVLAKAKASDLESVKKLNCWGCNLTDISIFSQIANIEVLTLSVNSISSLSPLAGCLSLCELYLRRNNIPSLSELSHLRPLTRLRVLWLAENPCCGADSNQYRLTVLRCLPRLQKLDNQVVAEDEIALALVEGEEVTTPPGSLQNQLSTNGHPEAETEIDPLNYNMEETNKIREELGMKLLSRDKFPSLSSPSTRGNKLTLKRTHTLDAVLLLMQDLDEEELRIVQTATENRLQTYMLDSETLTDSRQTQKSAEIQL
- the rpl37a gene encoding large ribosomal subunit protein eL43, with protein sequence MAKRTKKVGIVGKYGTRYGASLRKMVKKIEISQHAKYTCSFCGKTKMKRRAVGIWHCGSCRKTVAGGAWTYNTTSAVTVKSAIRRLKELKDQ